Proteins co-encoded in one Phycodurus eques isolate BA_2022a chromosome 21, UOR_Pequ_1.1, whole genome shotgun sequence genomic window:
- the lancl2 gene encoding lanC-like protein 2: protein MGDNMSKRLKLISVTEAEMEERSFPNPYTDWDQGVLTSNSGAEVDYNNPFDEEGKVSSAFQRKVQSKMKDLLQQMEEGLKTADPHDFSTYTGWTGIALLYLQLYRGSNEVAHLQRALDYVKRSMRILNGRKVTFLCGDAGPLAVGAVVHHKLGNRADSNDCLSRLLQLQRSVLSPDSEMPDELLYGRAGYLYALLYVNKEIGGDTVDEATVTKVVTAIIISGKNLSAEHKKTERCPLLYEWHKKQYVGAAHGLAGIFYMLMQPGARVHPDVLSELVRPSIDYIRHKKFRSGNFPSSLSNESDRLVHWCHGAPGVIHMLIMAYKVFKEEKYLKEAVECGEVIWQRGLLRKGYGICHGTAGNGYAFLSLYKLTQEKKYLYRACEFAEWCLDYGTHGCRIPDRPNSLFEGMAGTIHYLSEMAAPEASCFPAFEH from the exons ATGGGAGACAACATGTCAAAGCGTCTGAAGCTCATTTCGGTGACAGAAGCAGAGATGGAGGAACGCTCTTTTCCCAACCCGTACACTGACTGGGACCAAGGAGTTCTCACCTCCAATTCTGGAGCAGAAGTGGATTACAATAACCCGTTTGACGAAGAAGGAAAG GTGAGCTCAGCATTCCAAAGGAAGGTCCAGAGTAAGATGAAAGATCTGCTTCAGCAGATGGAAGAGGGCCTGAAAACCGCCGACCCCCATGACTTCTCGACTTACACTGGCTGGACAG GGATTGCTTTACTGTACTTGCAGCTGTATCGTGGCTCCAATGAAGTTGCACACCTGCAAAGGGCATTGGACTATGTGAAGAGATCAATGAGGATTCTGAATGGCCGAAAAGTGACTTTCCTTTGTGGAGATGCCGGGCCACTCGCTGTGGGTGCAGTGGTCCACCACAAGCTGGGCAACAGAGCTGACAGCAATGACTGTCTTTCTAG GCTCCTCCAGCTGCAGCGATCAGTGCTCAGTCCAGATTCTGAGATGCCGGACGAGCTGCTGTATGGACGAGCTGGTTACCTGTACGCTCTGCTGTATGTTAACAAAGAAATAGGAGGTGACACTGTGGATGAAGCCACAGTTACAAAA GTAGTGACCGCCATTATTATTTCTGGGAAGAATCTGTCAGCAGAGCATAAGAAGACGGAACGCTGCCCTCTGCTCTATGAATGGCACAAGAAGCAGTACGTTGGTGCCGCCCATGGCCTGGCTGGAATCTTTTACATGCTCATGCAG CCAGGGGCAAGGGTCCATCCAGACGTGCTGTCCGAGTTGGTTCGGCCCAGTATCGACTATATTCGCCACAAGAAATTTCGTTCTGGTAACTTTCCATCGTCGCTGAGCAATGAAAGCGACCGACTGGTTCATTGGTGCCACGGCGCACCTGGCGTCATCCACATGCTCATAATGGCTTACAAG GTGTTTAAAGAGGAGAAGTACCTGAAGGAAGCGGTCGAATGTGGCGAGGTGATCTGGCAGAGGGGTCTTCTCCGAAAAGGTTATGGCATCTGCCATGGTACCGCCGGCAACGGCTATGCCTTCCTCTCCCTGTACAAGCTCACCCAGGAGAAGAAGTACCTGTACCGTGCCTGCGAG TTTGCCGAATGGTGTTTGGACTATGGGACCCACGGATGTCGTATCCCCGATAGACCCAACTCGCTCTTTGAAG GTATGGCTGGGACCATCCACTACCTGTCAGAAATGGCCGCACCCGAAGCTTCCTGTTTCCCTGCCTTTGAACATTGA
- the stk17a gene encoding LOW QUALITY PROTEIN: serine/threonine-protein kinase 17A (The sequence of the model RefSeq protein was modified relative to this genomic sequence to represent the inferred CDS: deleted 1 base in 1 codon) encodes MIPECPSAAETVGKAEYQHSPPAEPNRSIVEGLLTEITTTIKSEPFTDHFTIIPGKELGRGKFAVVRKCVKKCTGQEYAAKFMRKRRKGRDCRMEIIHEIAVLELATDSQRVVSLHQVYEMASEMVLVLEFAAGGEIFNQCVSDQEDESFSENDVKRLMRQILQGVAFLHQRNVVHLDLKPQNILLTSSSPLGDIKIVDFGLSRIVSSHQELREIMGTPEYVAPEILNYEPINTATDMWSIGVLAYVMLTGLSPFLGKDKQETFLNISQMNVSYDEEELQELDQAVSFIQTLLCKQPQVRATAEQCLQHPWLQPEDPQETATCDERPPLEVQGASSSSPESCTATTCTDSVEEEDEGPVTEDLIVMAAYTLGQCRQSSAAEKEALVTEKKANSKRFKFEEPFSVLQEVPGEFIY; translated from the exons ATGATCCCCGAATGTCCAAGTGCGGCGGAGACGGTCGGTAAGGCCGAATACCAGCACAGCCCGCCGGCCGAACCGAACCGGAGCATCGTG GAGGGCTTGTTGACCGAAATTACAACCACCATCAAGAGCGAACCTTTCACCGACCATTTCACCATTATCCCCGGCAAAGAGCTCGGAAG GGGCAAATTCGCCGTGGTCCGAAAGTGCGTGAAGAAATGTACAGGTCAAGAATACGCCGCAAAGTTCATGAGGAAGCGGCGAAAAGGGCGGGACTGCCGTATGGAGATCATCCACGAGATTGCCGTGCTTGAGCTGGCCACAGACAGTCAGCGAGTGGTTAGTCTTCACCAGGTCTATGAAATGGCCTCTGAGATGGTGCTGGTCCTGGAATT TGCTGCTGGAGGGGAGATCTTCAACCAGTGTGTGTCAGATCAAGAGGACGAGTCCTTCAGCGAGAACGACGTGAAGAGGCTCATGAGACAGATCCTACAAGGAGTCGCCTTCTTACATCAAAGAAATGTTGTCCATCTTGACCTGAAG CCTCAGAACATCCTTCTGACCAGCAGCTCTCCTCTGGGTGACATTAAGATAGTGGACTTCGGTCTGTCCCGTATCGTCAGCAGCCACCAAGAGCTCAGAGAGATTATGGGAACTCCTGAGTACGTTG CACCAGAGATTCTAAATTATGAGCCTATAAACACAGCAACAGATAtgtg GAGTATAGGTGTTTTGGCCTATGTGATGCTGACAGGCCTCTCTCCCTTCCTGGGCAAAGACAAGCAGGAGACCTTTCTGAACATCTCCCAGATGAACGTTAGCTATGATGAGGAGGAGCTGCAGGAGCTGGACCAGGCCGTGTCCTTCATCCAGACTCTGCTCTGTAAACAGCCACA GGTCCGAGCCACAGCCGAGCAGTGTCTCCAACACCCGTGGCTCCAGCCCGAAGATCCTCAGGAAACGGCGACATGCGATGAACGCCCCCCACTGGAAGTCCAGGGTGCATCCAGCAGTAGCCCAGAGAGTTGCACTGCTACTACTTGTACAGACAGCGttgaggaggaagatgaaggtCCCGTGACTGAGGACCTCATCGTCATGGCCGCCTACACCCTGGGCCAATGCCGCCAGTCCTCCGCCGCCGAGAAGGAGGCCCTGGTCACAGAGAAGAAGGCCAACTCCAAACGCTTCAAGTTTGAGGAGCCCTTCAGTGTCCTGCAGGAGGTCCCCGGGGAGTTCATCTACTGA
- the vopp1b gene encoding WW domain binding protein VOPP1 has product MDSVVKVKGVSSVDGWSERGVTSPTASVAAAPVCHLASFRLTAEARLPWLPAAVESAGCDPRGSPGAGNESDTAIKERLSSTSALFQVERLLLTGEDIMRNPRTDLALTFWLFLEAVEAKKYCWYFEGGYPIYFICRSYEDCCGTRCCVRALSIQRLWYFWVLLMMGVLFCCGAGFFIRRRMYPSSLRDEPTFNVSFTRNPVTTPVSQQPGSMHGFGVNGMTGGDPTLTTTHPTYPPQPGSTHMMLASYPPPPSYCNHPPPSYEQIFHNSDKK; this is encoded by the exons ATGGACTCAGTGGTGAAAGTGAAAGGTGTGAGCTCGGTGGACGGATGGTCCGAAAGGGGCGTAACGTCACCGACAGCTAGCGTTGCCGCTGCTCCAGTTTGCCACTTAGCTAGCTTCCGTCTCACCGCCGAGGCGAGGCTGCCGTGGCTTCCTGCGGCGGTGGAGTCGGCTGGATGTGATCCCCGTGGCTCTCCGGGAGCTGGGAATGAAAGCGACACGGCCATAAAGGAGCGTCTCTCCTCCACGTCGGCCCTTTTCCAAGTGGAGCGTTTACTTCTGACCGGCGAAGATATTATGAGGAATCCACGGACCGATTTAGCCTTGACATTCTGGCTATTTCTAGAG gctGTAGAGGCCAAAAAGTACTGCTGGTATTTTGAGGGTGGATACCCAATATACTTCAT ATGTCGCTCGTACGAGGACTGCTGCGGGACTCGCTGCTGTGTCAGAGCTCTGTCCATCCAGAGACTGTGGTACTTCTG GGTGCTGCTGATGATGGGGGTGCTGTTCTGCTGCGGTGCTGGCTTCTTCATCCGGAGAAGGATGTATCCTTCGTCTCTTAGAGATGAGCCTACCTTCAACGTATCTTTCACCAGAAACCCTGTCACCACACCGG TTTCCCAGCAGCCGGGAAGCATGCACGGCTTCGGCGTGAACGGGATGACGGGTGGGGACCCAACGCTTACCACGACGCACCCCACATATCCGCCACAGCCCGGCTCCACCCACATGATGCTGGCCTCCTACCCTCCACCGCCATCTTACTGCAACCACCCGCCACCGTCCTATGAACAAATTTTCCACAACAGCGACAAGAAGTAA